The Paraburkholderia megapolitana genomic sequence AAGCATCGAGGCCGATCGACCGCTGTGCATGGGACCGGAGTCAGCGCTAAAGCGCGTACTGCGGTCGACAAGGAGAGGAAAAAGATGAAAAGAATTATTGTGGCAGCGCTGGCCGCCTGCCTGTCGGCAGGTGCCTACGCGCAGCAGGCGGGCGATAACGTCGTCGCACTCGGCTGGTTTCACGTCGCACCGCTCGACCCGAACTCGGGGCCGTTGACAACCGGTGTCGCACAGACGCCGATCAATGGGCCGCTGCGGCTGCCCAATTCGTTCACGTCACCCGGCACGGGGCTGTCGACTAACAACGCCGACACGCTCGGCCTCGTCATCAGCCACTTCTTTACTGACCACATCGCCGTGTCGTCGGTGGCTGGCGTGCCGCCGGTGTTCAAGCTGTCCGGTCACGGCACGATCAAGCCGCCTGGACCGGCCGGCGCGCTCGGTAGCCAGAACCTCAGCGACGGGCCCGCGAACCCGATCGTGAAGAGCGTGCGGCAGTGGAGCCCGGCGGTGATATTCCAGTATTACTTCAACTCGGCGACCTCGAAATTCCGGCCGTTCGTCGGTATCGGCGTGTCGTACAACTGGTTCTCCGACATCCAGCTGAACAACAACTTCGTCACGTCGACGCAGAACAACCTCGGCTCGATTCTCGCCGCGGGCGCCGGCAAACCGGGGCTGACTTCGGTGGAAGGGAAAGCGTCGTCGTCATGGCAGCCGGTGTTCAACGTGGGCGCGACCTACGCCCTCTCGAAGAACTTTGGCGTCGTGGCATCGGTGACCTACATCCCGTTGAAGACGACCTCGTCGGTCATCATCAAGGCCGCGGACGGCAGCGAACTCGGCGTGAGCAAGGCCGAGCTGAAAGCCGACCCGATCATCACGTTCCTCGCGCTGTCGTACAAGTTCTGAGCGTGACGCGGCGTGCGCCCTGCGCGCCGCGTGCCTAAGCGCAGCATGGCGGGCGCGGCCGCCCCCCATGCAAAAACTCCAGACGAAAAAAAGCCCGCCATGTTTGGCGGGCTGAATCCATATCAGGAGACATGGAGGAGACAGTTCCAACTATAGCAAAGCACGTGGTGCGACGCAACATTTTTGTCTGAATCCATGCTCTAAAATTGCTCTTCGGTAACAAATACAGGCTATTCCGGGATGGTGCGTCGCACCGCTCCAGCCCTCTTCAGTGCCGTACGAGCGCCATCATGGCGCCAAAACCGACGAACACACCGCCGGTTAGCCGGTTGAACGCCTTCGCGACGTTGCGGCTCTTCAGATGCGCGCCGATCCGCGAACCAAAGCCCGCGTATACGCAATACCAGCTCACCTCGATCACCGACAGCGTGGCCACGAGGATGCCGAATTGCGGCAGCACCGGGCGCGCGGCGTCGATGAATTGCGGCAGCAGCGCGGCGGCGAACAGGATTGCCTTCGGATTGCTGCTCGCCACCAGGAAGCCGTTGCGAAAGAGCGCAGCGCGCGAGCGGAAGTGCGTCGCCGGCAGGTCAGCGGATGGCGCGGACGCTTCGACAGCGGGCGCGCGCCACGCCTTGACGCCGAGATAGACCAGGTACACCGCACCGGCGATCCGCAGCGCGTTGAACATCGCCGGCCATGCCTTCAGGAACACGCCGAGCCCCGCCACCGACACTGCCAGCATCAACACGAGCGCGGACAGGCTGCCAGCCATCGTCGCACTCGAGCGGCGCAGCCCGTGCCGCGCCCCATGCGTCATCATCAACAGCATGTTCGGGCCCGGAATCGCGCACACGACGAACACCGTCGCGAGGAACAGCCACCAGGTATGCAGGCTCATGGCAACGCTTCAGAAGAACGAATGGGCAGCCATTATGCCCGCGTACGGTGCATCGCGGGCGAGCCGGCTCAGCGCCCGGCCCGCCGTGCCGCCACCTTGCCCAGCACCGCAAAATCCTTCTCGCCGTCGCCGTGCGCAATCGCCTCGAGCAGGCTGTCGCGCACGGCGCTGCCCACCGGCAGCGGCGTCGAGACGAGTTCGGCCGCCGCCAGCGCGAGCCGCACGTCCTTCAACCCGAGACGCGCCTTGAAGAGCGCGGGCTCGTAGCGCTGCTCCGCGATCATCTTCCCGTACCCCTGATAAACCGGGCCGGGAAACACGCTGCTCGTGATGATGTCGAGAAAGTCCTGCATCGCAACGCCGTGGCCGCCCAGCAGCGCCGACGCCTCGCCGAGCGTTTCGACGGCCGAAGCCAGCATGAAATTGGCCGCGAGCTTGGCAACGTTCGCCTGTTGCGCAAGCGAGCCGATGCGCCACGTCTTCTGGCCGATCGCGTCGAACACCGGCTGCACACGGTCGATCGCTTCGGCAGGCCCCGCGGCGATGATCGTCAGCTTCGCGGCGGCGGCAACGTCGGGACGTCCCATGACGGGCGCGGCGACATAGTGCAGGCCGCGTGCCGCGTGGGCGTGCGCGAGTTCTTCGGCTAGCGTCACCGAAATGGTGGCCATGTTCACGTGAATCAGACCGCGCGCGGCGCCTTCCAGCAGGCCTGCACTGACGACTTCGCGCAATGCGGTGTCGTCGGCGAGCATCGAGAACACGGCGTCGCCGGCGAAGGCCTCGGCGGGCGTCGCGACGACCTGCGCGCCGGCCTGTGCCAGCGATTGCGCGCGTTCCGGCGAGCGGTTCCAGACCCGTACGCGATGGCCGGCTTTCAGCATGTTGGCGACCATCGCGGTGCCCATCTCACCGAGACCGATAAAACCGATGTCCATCTGTCACTCCCAATCTGCGAAAAACGAAAGTAAAGCACAGCCGTGTGACGCCTGCAGTGACACGCCGCGTGCGCGTCGCCGCTACCGGTGGCCGCGATGCGTACAATGCGGACTTATTCTTTCCGTAGAGACAATCCGTATGCCAATGAAAAAGACCGACCTTGAGAAGAACAAGGCGCTGAAACTGAACAACGCGATGAAGCTGGCCACCGCCGACCGTTTCGGCAAAGGCGCAGCGGCGCCTGCGCTCGACCGGCGCGAGCAGCGCAAGCTCGATCAGGCGCAAGGGCTCGTGCCGTTCGCATGCAAGCTCGAAAGCAATCTGGTCGAGCAATTGAAGACGCGCGCGGCCGCACACCCGGGCGGCATGAACGGCCTGCTCGACGAACTCATCAAGCGCGGTCTTGCCGCCGATGCGTCGTAGCCCGAAACATCTCGCGAAGCCGGGCGCCGGCGTATGGGGTTAGGCAGCACGATGACCGGCGGCACGAACTCATGCAGGACTCTTGAGCAAGCTGACCGTAAGAAAAAAATTCAACTGCTCAAGTATTTTTCATTGACTTGCCATCTGGCGAGTGCCTAAAATCCCGCTGTTATCACAAAAGGGGCGAACGCCTTGGACAGTAGCAGTAGTCGATCTTCGACAGGTTTCTCTGCCTGACAGGCAGGACGTCCCGCGCTAAGTCTCTTCCCTAGCCGCCGTCTTGCCCAAAGGGCAAACGGTGCGCGCCGTAGTTACTCGTAGCAGTATCCGCAGTACTCCTCCGTGCACATTTACTGACCGCTGCCGTTACGGCATACGTGCGTTTGCGCGTATGCGTCATGGCCGGTCTGGCGTTGCGGGCATTGCCCGTTGCGCTGCGTCGTCACGCCCGTCATCCGCGTTGTCGCGGGACCGGCGTGTGGATCAACGTACCTGCGCACATGCACATGCGCAGAGGAGGCCGTCATGCCTGACAGTGACTCTAGTGACTCTTGCCCTTCTCGCTTTTATTGCCGCACGCACTCGCGGCGCATGAGCAGCCCCTGCGCTGCACTGCGCGTCGCCTGACGGAAAGTCCGCCGCATTCTTCCGGTCGCCGCCTCCCTTTGGCGCGGCCGTACGTGAAACGGCGCAGCCGGCTTTCTGCGCGCCCGTTTTGACGTCTTACCGGAGGAATCGCCATGCAATTCGCTCTCCTCGTTTCACAACTGCCGCGCATCGAAGAAGCGCGTACCCACTACAACGACATGCTGTCGCTGGAGCCGCGCCACCGCGGTTTGCGCGCGTCCGTTGCGACGGCATTCAACGCAGTTCGCGCTGCGTTGAAAGTGCGGCGTCGATAAAACACATCACACGACGCGGCCGGCAACGGCCGCGAAAACAATACTCACGCTTCGGAGAACGACATCATGTCCACGCCAACCCAGGTTTCACCACCACGCAATGCTGCGCTCGAGCGCAGCGCCGTCCTCGACGAAGCGCATCTCGGCGACATCAAGGGTGCCTTCGGCACCATCGCGCGCCACGACATCGCCCCACGTAACACCTGGTTCGCACGGGTACGTACGCTGCTCGCGATCCTCGGCCCCGGCCTCATCGTGATGGTCGGCGACAACGATGCCGGCGCATTCGGCACCTACACACAAGCCGGCCAGAACTACGGCACCACGCTGCTGTGGACGCTCCTTCTCCTGATTCCCGTCCTGTTCGTGAATCAGGAGATGGTGCTGCGGCTCGGCGCGGTCACTGGGGTCGGTCACGCACGGCTGATCTTCGAGCGCTTTGGCAAATTCTGGGGCGCTTTTAGCGTCATCGATCTGTTCATCCTGAACGCACTGACACTGGTCACCGAGTTCATCGGCATCACGTTTGCGCTCGATTTTCTCGGCGTGCCGAAGATCCCCGGCGTGATCATCGCTGCGTTGCTCACTGGAGCTGCGGTCAGTACCGGCAACTTCCGAAGATTCGAACGCTTTGCGCTCGGGCTATGTCTGTTGAGCCTGCTGCTGGTACCCGTGCTGATCTCGATCCATCCACCGGTCGGCCAGATGACGCGCGATTTCCTGATTCCGAACTGGCCCGCTCACTCGAAGCTGAGCGACGTGATGCTGCTCGTGATCGGTATCGTCGGGACGACGGTCGCACCGTGGCAACTGTTCTTCCAGCAGAGCTACATCGTCGACAAGCGCATCACGCCGCGCTTCATGAAGTACGAAAAAGCGGACCTGTGGATCGGTATCGCGTTCGTGATGATCGGCGCCGTCGCGATGATTTCGTTCTGTGCAGCGCTGTTCCAGGGCCGACCGGAGTTCGGTAACTTCACCGATGCGGGCGGCGTAATCGCCGGGCTCGACAAGTACGTCGGCAAGTGGCCCGCGGTGATCTTCGCGGTGGCGTTGCTCGATGCCTGCATCATCGGTGCAGCTGCCGTGTCGCTCTCGACCGCTTACGCAATCGGCGACGTGTTCCGCATCCGCCACTCGCTGCATCGCGGTGTGTCCGACGCGAAGGGCTTCTACCTCGTCTACTTCGGCATCATCGCGTTCGCCGCGGCGCTCGTGCTGATTCCCGGCAGCCCGCTCGGTCTGTTGACGGAAGCCGTGCAGACGCTCGCCGGTGTGCTGTTGCCAAGCGCAACGGTGTTCCTGCTGCTGTTGTGCAACGATCGTGCAGTGCTCGGACCGTGGGTCAATTCGACCCAGTTGAACGTCTTTACCGGCGCGGTGATCTGGGTACTCGTGATGCTGTCGATCGTACTGACCGCATCGGTTATGTACCCGGATATCACGGGCGAAACGATCCTTGAAGTGCTCGGCGGCGGTACGGCGCTCGCGCTGGCCGTCGCTGCGATCGCGATACCGTTGCGCAAGCGCGGCATCAACGGATGGGCGGATGCGTTGTCGGCATCGCTGGAAAAAGGCACACGCGACACGTGGCGCATGCCGCCGCTCAATGAACTGCCGGCGCCGAACCTCACGCTCAGCAAGCGGATCTGGATGGGTGTGCTGCGCGGTTACCTGGTGATTGCCGTTGCACTGGTGCTCGTCAAGGTCGTTGAAATGGCGCTGCAGTAACTGTGCATCTCTGCCGCGCACGCTCACGCACGCGGCACAGAAAGCAAAAACAGAAAGGCCAGAGCAAACGCTCTGGCCTTTTTGCTGAAACGCGTCGCGCCGGTCTACTACACGCGTACCGTTCAAGGACGCGCCGGCACAGCGTTCGACTTACTGTTGCGTACCCTTGTCGGCGGTACCGGCAGCCGATGCTGCCTCTTCAACCTTGGCACGCTTGCCGTGGTGCTTCAGTTGCTTGTGATGCTTCTTCGGCGTGCTGGCAGCGGCGGCCGGCGCAGCTGCGTCCGATGCCTGTGCGAAAGCTTGAACGGACACCAGCGCCACTGCGACGGTTGCGAGCGAGGCAATGATCTTCTTCATATGTTTATTCCCCAGACCTGAACGACGTTTCAAATTGGATGGAACAGCAGAACGGTGAAGCGGACCCGGCGGCGTTGCGTCGGCCGATTCCCCGCCGGGCAGTATCACGCAGCGTAGGCGGTTTGTCATCTCATAAGAGTCGATATGTATTTTCCTGGAGACACGTTTCTTTCAAAAAGCTTTCTTGCGCTGGAAAGCCCGTCACAGGCCGGACAAAGTCACGTTTCATCTGCTCGACGATGCCGATTCCCTGCGATGTGCGCACGCACTCGTTCAGGTAATCGGTGAACGGCAACGGGTCGAAACCGATCTCTTCGCGCAGGTGCCGGTTGTCGAAAACGTAGTCCAGTTGCGCGAAGCCCGCGTACAACCCGAGCGCCCTTTCCACGAGGTGGCTATGCGGTGCCCGCTCGCCGCCGGTTGTCTCGCGCGCAATGGCCCGTAACTCGCGCGGTGCGCACATCGAATAGCGTTTGCCCGATGTGCCCGTCGCTTCGTCCATTGCATTGACGATCTGCGTGATGGTCGCCGCGTTAGCACCGGCGGACACGTGATACGTGTCGTACGCAAGCCTCGGCTTGACGGTGAGCAACGTCAGCGCACGCGCGCAATCGTCCACCGATACCACGTCGATGCGGCTCACTGCGCGCGCCGCAAACCGACGCGCGGCGTGCACGACGCGAAACACCCAGAAGCTGCGCGCCGACGGCGACGTGCCGAGCACCGTGTGCCCGACTACGGTCGAGGGGCGCACGACCACCATCGGCAGGCGCGGGTACGTCAAGCGCAGCAGCCGCTCCGCTTCGCGTTGAATCTGCGTGTGCGGCACCAGATGCCGCGATTCGCCATAGCCGAATAGCGATTCCGGCACGACCGCGCTACAGCGCGTGCCGCACGCCATCGCCGCGCTCACATGCACGAAGCGCTGCAACGTCTTGCTGCACGCGAAGCGCGATGCGAAGCGCAGCGTGTCGCGCACGTTCATGTCGAGCTGACGCGCATGCGTCGATAGCGACGCCGGCGCCGCGCAGTTGATCACGTGCGATGCACCGGCGAGCCGTGCTTCGTCGGCGGCCGAGAATTCACCGCCCAGTTCCCCGACGATAACGTTCGCCTGCGTCAGACGTTCCGCGCGATAACGCGGCAAACCGCTGCGCACCGCCGACATGCGCAGCCGCGCAAGCGCATGCGCTGCACTCGTACCACGCACGAGACAGATCACGCGGTCGAGCAATCCCGCGTTCACCAGCGTCGCCAGCACACTGCCGCCGATAAAACCGGTCGCGCCGGTCAACACCAGCGAGTCGACGCCGATTGCATGCGTGCGCGCCGAAGAAGTCAGGCTGTCCTTCCATGTGGTCGACAGCGGGGTTTGCCAGGCAAACATCGCGAACTCCATTTGAGCGGCGGCGGTCCGGGGCCGTCGCTGCTCAGTATCGATAGGTGACGGCCGTCGTCGCGAACCAGTTGTTCTTTGTCTGCACGATCGGGCTGTTGCTCGACGAGCCGACAAGGCGCGTGAGTCCGGCCGAGGTGTTCAACGACCAGCGCGGCGAGAACGTGTAGTTCCAGGCCGCGGAGATCGTCGCGTGATCGAATCCGCCCTTGGTCGAGTACGACTGGAAGCGGCTGGCCGCCGCTTGCGCGTCGGTCACGCCGAAGAAGGTCTGCGTATAGCGGCCGCTGCCTGCATGCAGGCTGCCGGTGATGCTGATGTCGTTGGTTGGCGTCTGCAGTACCGGCACAGTCAGATCGACGTGGCCGCTGATACCGCGCGTCGTATGCGTGAGCGGCTGATCGAGCGTGACGCTGATAGTCGAACTGCCGAACAGATGCGCGCCGGCCTGCACCGAAACAAGCAACGAACCCGGGATGTTGCCCATCCCCTTCAGGTAGTCCGAACCGGGGCGGTCGAAGCGGTTTTCGTCGGCACGGCCGTCGTCGTAGCTGAGCGCTGCCGACACGAACAGTCCGTTGGCGAAGTCCTTGCGATAACCTGCACCGTCGGTGGTGCTGATGAAAAAGCCGTTGCCGAATTGCGCGGCGAACGCGGGTCCGACAATCGGCCGATAGTCGCGGCTGCCTTCATAGCGCGACGTCACGCCGGTGGCGAGCGAAAACAGGTAGGTATTCTCCGCGTGAGCGGCAGATACGCAGGTCAGGCCAAGCAGCGGGGCACAGCAATGCAGGAGACGTTTGCGCACGGTCAGGTCTTTTTGGGATGGAATGCCGCAGTCTAGGGATAGCCCGTACCCACGTCTGTCTCGAAACCCTTTGAATTTGTGCGCAATTGTGTGGAAATGTCCAAGAGTGTCCGGCCTGCCCCTCGCGCGTACGGGGCCGGATAAAATCGGCGCTTCAGCGGGGGAGAAAACAATGGAAGAAACGATACCGCTCAAGCATCCGGTCATGCTGATCGAGGACGACGATCGCCTCGCCCAGCTCATCGCCGAATACCTCGGCAGCTACGAATTCGCAGTGACGATCGTGCGACGCGGCGACATCGCCGTCGCCGCGGTGCGTGAACAGAAGCCTGCGCTCGTGATCCTCGATCTGATGCTGCCGCACATGGACGGCATGGAAGTGTGCCGGCGCATCCGCGCGTTTTCGTGCGTGCCGGTGCTGATCCTGACCGCGCGCGTCGACGTGTTCGACCAGATTGCCGGGCTCGAAATCGGCGCCGACGACTACGTCATCAAGCCGATCGAACCACGCGTGCTGGTTGCGCGAGCGCGCGCGCTGCTTCGGCGCGCACCGCGCGAAAGCGCAGTCGCAACCGACGCCGGCGAAACCCTGGTGTTTGGCGAACTGACGATCTCGCCGCCCAACCGCACCGTGACCTGGCGCGGCCAGCTGGTCGAGCTGAAAACCGCCGAATACAACCTGCTCCTGATCCTCGCGCGCGCCGCCGGCAAGGTGCTGAGCCGCGACGACATCCTGAAGCAGTTGCGCGGTATCGAGTTCGACGGCATCGACCGTACTGTCGATTCAGGCATCTCGCGACTGCGGCGCCGCTTCGAGGATGCATCGCCGGAGCCGCACAAGATCAAGACGATCTGGGGCCGGGGCTACCTGTTCAGCCCGTCGGCCTGGGAAGAGTGACATGTTCCGTTCGCTGATCAAGCTGTATCTGCTGGTGGTGCTGGGCGGCGCCCTTGCCATCGCGTTCATCGACCATTCGTTTCCGCAGCTGTTTCACGACCGTGTCACTGCGGATGCGCGTGACAGCACGAAAGCCTACGCTTTCGTGCTGACGGATTATCTGCAGCGTCACGCCGGTCCCGAACGTGCGGCTGCGCTTGCAGCGCTGCAGGCACATGGCAGCGAGGGTTTCAGTCTGCTCACAATGCGTGACGTCATCCCGCTGATGAACGAAGAACAGCTGCGCGATCTACGCGCCGGCAAGCTGGTATTGAGCTTCGACGCCAAAGACTATTACCTGCCGCTGCCGGACGGCACGATCGTCCATGCGCATCCCGACGATACGGCGAACCTCGGCATCCAGATCTACGCGTACATCGTGGTCGCGCTCGCGACGCTGCTTGCGATGATGATATGGGTGCACTACCACTGGCGCGACCTGCGCAAGCTGCAGGCAGCCGCGCACGCGTTCGGCGCGGGCAACCTCGCCACCCGCGCGCAACTGTCGGGGAAGTCGAACATCTACGAGCTGTCGCAGCAGTTCAACGAAATGGCGCGCCAGATCGAAGCATCGATCCTGCACCAGCGCGACATGATGCACGGCATCTCGCACGAACTGAAGACGCCGCTCGCGCGACTCGAATTCGGGCTCGCGCTGTTGCAATCGCCGGAATCCGCCGAACGTCAACGCGAACGGCAACAAGCGCTACGTGCGGACGTGCGCGAACTCGACGACCTCGTCACCGAGCTGCTGACGTTGAGCAGCCTCGAACAGGGCGAACGGCACATGGTGCTGATGAAGGTCTCGGTCGGCGAACTGCTCGACAGTGTCGCCGCGAGCATCGCGCACGATGTCGCCGACCGTAGGCTGACACTTGCCGTGACGACGGCCGGGGCGCCCGCGTATCATGTGTGCGATCCGAAGCTCGTTGCTCGCGCGCTGCTGAATCTGATTCGCAACAGCACGCGCTACGCGCATCGCTCGGTGTCGCTGCGTGCGTCGATGGGCACGGCCGGTTCGCTGGTGCTCACCGTCGAGGACGACGGCCCCGGCATTCCCGTTGCAGACCGCGCGCGCGTCTTCGAACCGTTTCATCGGCTCGACTCCAGCCGCGATCGCCACACGGGCGGCTTCGGCCTCGGCCTCGCGATCGTGCGGCGCGTGGCGCTCGTACATGGCGGCGAAGTGCACCTCGACGACGGCTCATGGGGTGGCGCACGCTTCGTGATCACGCTACCGCCCATGTCGTTGCCGACTGCGGATTCCGCCCAAGCGGCGTAACGCTATACAGAAACTGTGATTTGAAGTCCGATTTGAAAGCCGATACCCGCAAACACCTCCGCGCCAATCTGTTGATGCTGATCGCCGCGATGATCTGGGGCTCCGCGTTCGTCGCGCAGCGCCTGAGCCTCGATACGATCGGGCCGTTTCTGTTTACCGGCCTGCGCTTCCTGCTAGGCGCGGGCGTCGTGCTGATCCTGGTGGCGTTCCTGCGGGCACGGCGCACGGCAAGCGGTGTGCCGCACACGACAACACACGATACCGCTGCATTGCTGCGCGCCGGCGTGTTGCTCGGCTTGCTGCTGGCCGTCGCCATCTCGATGCAGCAGATCGGCCTACGCTATACGAAAGTCGCAAACGCCGGCTTCATCAGTTCGCTTTACGTGATGATCGTGCCGTTGATCGGCGTGCTGGCCGGCCACCGGACCGGTCTCGGCACGTGGTTCGGCGCGCTGCTCGCCGTGCTCGGCATGTATTTCCTTAGCGTCGACGAACACTTCTCGATCCTGTACGGCGACTGGTATCAGCTGGCCGGCGCAGCGGTGATTTCCGCGCAGGTCCTGCTGGTCGGCCGGTTCGCGCGACGACACGATCCTCTTGCGCTGGCGCTGGTGCAGTTCGTCACGTGCGGGGTGGTGTGTCTGGCGATCGCGCTCGCGTATGAGCCGCTGCGTATTGCCGACATCGTGCGGGCTGCACCCACGCTGCTGTATGGCGGTGCGCTGTCGGTTGGCGTCGCATACACGATCCAGGTCGTCGCGCAGAAAGACGCAACGCCCGCGCACGCAGCCGTGATCTTCAGCATGGAAGGTGTGTTCGCCGCACTCGCAGGATGGCTCGTGCTCGGTGAAACGTTGGCGGCGCGCGCGCTGATCGGGTGTGTGTTGATGCTCGCGGGGTTGATCGTGTGTCAGATCATGCCGCTCGCGACTGCGCGGCGCAGCGTACCGGCGGCGGAATCGGTCTGAGTTGCGCTGCTGCGCTTCCTCGCATTACAGCGACGTGCGCTATGCCGCGCGATGGCACACACAGCAAAGCTTGTTGCCGTCCAGGTCCCTGATATAGGTGCCGTAGTAATTCGGCGAGTAGTGGAGGCGCAGACCGGGCGGTCCTTCGTCGGTGGCACCGCGCGAGATGGCATGCGCGTAGAACGCATCGACCTGCGCGCGGCTCGTCGCTTCGAACGCGACGGTTACGCCGTTGCCCGCGGTCGCGGGTTCGCCATTGATCGGTGTGTAGACAGAGAACAGCGCGCCGTCGGGCGCGTCCATAGCGGCGTAGAGCGCACGCTCCGGGTTATGGCGACGGGCCAGCATCCGGATGCCGAGCGGACCGAGTGCCGCGTCGTAGAAAGCGATCGCGCGATCGAGATCGCGCGTGCCGACGGTGATGTGACTGAACATGGCCTGTCTCCGTGTGATACCGCCTCACGATGATACCAGGCCATGCCGCGTCGCTCGATCGATCGACGCCTTGCGCTACGCGTCGTCAAGCGCCAGCATTTCTTCCGCGTGCCGCAGCTTGTCGGGCGTAGGCGGAAACACACACCAGCATCCGTCGTCGTGGCGAAAGAAAAACAGCGCGCGCGAACCGCTCGCATGCACGGCTTCGACGCAGACATACCGCCGATGGTCCCAGCGCGTGCGGCTGAATTCGATCACGTGAATAGGCGCCGACGGCCCCGGCGAAAGCCATTTCTCGACGAGAAAGCGCAACGAGTGCTCACTGGAGGTTTTCACGGTGGGCTCCCCGGACGAGCGTTATGTCCTGCGAAGCGTCCTGCCCGTCATCGATTTCCAGCGCTTCCTCGCATTCCTTGTCGTTCAGCGTGCGCTCGAGCTCCCTGCTTGCCGCCGCTGACCGCAAAGCCGTACACCTCGCAGCGTAGTTGAGGTCCGAAAGCAAACGGACCAGCTGCCGTGGCGTTCTTCTTTTCATGATACACCCCCTGCACTGCACAATAAACTTGAGAAAGCACTTTAACTCTATGCCTTAAAGCGCCTCTGCGTTTATTTTTTGACGAAATAGCAACACCTGGTTTTAAAACGTGTGATGGTCTGTCACACGGCCCGCTTGCAGCGTGCACCGGGGAATTTTCAGCGTATGTGCGATATCCGGCGCAGCGTCGAAAGCGTTTTCGGCACACGTGCGATCTGGTTGCAATACCGATGGTCACTGCGGTGTCGTTAATCTATATTCGACCAAAAAACTGACGAAATAAATGAGGGTATTCGATTGGCCTGGCGCAAATCTTTTGTTCGGATGGGAAATAATTTCCGCTTTAAATTCGCGTGGCCGTTATCGCGTCACTGTGGTGTTGCGATCATCGCGTTCGCATTGTTCGGCACGAGCGCGCCGGGATTCGCGGCGAGCAACGAAGACTCCGTCGGGCGCTATCGCGACAGTTTGCTCGCGGACAAGAACCTGCCCTGCCGTTCGAATGAGGCATGTGCGGCAGCCGGTGTGATCGCGCTTGAAGCCGGCCATATCGAGGAAGCGCGAAAAATCGTCGCTGCCGAACTGGAGTTCGCGGTAGCCGACTCAATCGCAGCCGATAGCGACAACGCAGCCAATTCGGCCAGCGCTCGTATCGCGATGGCGCAGATCTATCACGGCGACATCGATGCAAAAGCCGGTAACGCTGCCGCGGCACGCGCGTGGTATCGCTTCGCGATCGATCAACAAGCGCTTGCATTGAAGTCGCCCGTGTTGACCCGGGTTATCGCCGTCGCGCACGCGCGGCTGGCGGCGCTTGCCGGTCGCAACGTTATCGCGCGCATTCCCGCCACGGGCGCGACGTTCGAGCGTTATGTCGCGCTTGGCGCGAACAACGAAATCTCGCTGGTACCGGTGCGCGGAAAGCCCGATACCTACACGCTTTCGAGTTCGTTCATCCGCCCGGTCGTGACGCAGAACGGCGACCTGTCGGCAAACGTCGGCGATCTTGCGGCGACGGTCCGCTTCTTTGCAGGCGAGGCGCGTGTACCGGTCGATCCCAACCGGGACGGGCCGATCGACGCCACGCACCGGCTAGGGAATCTCGACAAATACACGGGGGCCGAGCAGTGCCTGATCGAATTCCAGCTGGGCACCGCGGAAACCTTGAAGGTCCGCACGCTCGGATCGCCTGACGCTTGTGGCTTTGGTTTTAACGTCGACGCTGACGGTATCTACTACCTGACACGTACGGGCGTTCAATAGGCCCGATGTCGGGCGCAGGCACTATCGACGATTTACTGAGGTTGCGCCTCGGCCTGACGACGCTGGGCGGCCTGCTCCTCAGCGTGCTTCTTCGCGAGATGGTGACCCACCACACAGCCGCCTACCGCGCCG encodes the following:
- a CDS encoding SDR family oxidoreductase — its product is MFAWQTPLSTTWKDSLTSSARTHAIGVDSLVLTGATGFIGGSVLATLVNAGLLDRVICLVRGTSAAHALARLRMSAVRSGLPRYRAERLTQANVIVGELGGEFSAADEARLAGASHVINCAAPASLSTHARQLDMNVRDTLRFASRFACSKTLQRFVHVSAAMACGTRCSAVVPESLFGYGESRHLVPHTQIQREAERLLRLTYPRLPMVVVRPSTVVGHTVLGTSPSARSFWVFRVVHAARRFAARAVSRIDVVSVDDCARALTLLTVKPRLAYDTYHVSAGANAATITQIVNAMDEATGTSGKRYSMCAPRELRAIARETTGGERAPHSHLVERALGLYAGFAQLDYVFDNRHLREEIGFDPLPFTDYLNECVRTSQGIGIVEQMKRDFVRPVTGFPAQESFLKETCLQENTYRLL
- a CDS encoding NRAMP family divalent metal transporter; the protein is MSTPTQVSPPRNAALERSAVLDEAHLGDIKGAFGTIARHDIAPRNTWFARVRTLLAILGPGLIVMVGDNDAGAFGTYTQAGQNYGTTLLWTLLLLIPVLFVNQEMVLRLGAVTGVGHARLIFERFGKFWGAFSVIDLFILNALTLVTEFIGITFALDFLGVPKIPGVIIAALLTGAAVSTGNFRRFERFALGLCLLSLLLVPVLISIHPPVGQMTRDFLIPNWPAHSKLSDVMLLVIGIVGTTVAPWQLFFQQSYIVDKRITPRFMKYEKADLWIGIAFVMIGAVAMISFCAALFQGRPEFGNFTDAGGVIAGLDKYVGKWPAVIFAVALLDACIIGAAAVSLSTAYAIGDVFRIRHSLHRGVSDAKGFYLVYFGIIAFAAALVLIPGSPLGLLTEAVQTLAGVLLPSATVFLLLLCNDRAVLGPWVNSTQLNVFTGAVIWVLVMLSIVLTASVMYPDITGETILEVLGGGTALALAVAAIAIPLRKRGINGWADALSASLEKGTRDTWRMPPLNELPAPNLTLSKRIWMGVLRGYLVIAVALVLVKVVEMALQ
- a CDS encoding LysE family translocator, yielding MSLHTWWLFLATVFVVCAIPGPNMLLMMTHGARHGLRRSSATMAGSLSALVLMLAVSVAGLGVFLKAWPAMFNALRIAGAVYLVYLGVKAWRAPAVEASAPSADLPATHFRSRAALFRNGFLVASSNPKAILFAAALLPQFIDAARPVLPQFGILVATLSVIEVSWYCVYAGFGSRIGAHLKSRNVAKAFNRLTGGVFVGFGAMMALVRH
- a CDS encoding NAD(P)-dependent oxidoreductase — translated: MDIGFIGLGEMGTAMVANMLKAGHRVRVWNRSPERAQSLAQAGAQVVATPAEAFAGDAVFSMLADDTALREVVSAGLLEGAARGLIHVNMATISVTLAEELAHAHAARGLHYVAAPVMGRPDVAAAAKLTIIAAGPAEAIDRVQPVFDAIGQKTWRIGSLAQQANVAKLAANFMLASAVETLGEASALLGGHGVAMQDFLDIITSSVFPGPVYQGYGKMIAEQRYEPALFKARLGLKDVRLALAAAELVSTPLPVGSAVRDSLLEAIAHGDGEKDFAVLGKVAARRAGR
- a CDS encoding OmpW/AlkL family protein, with the protein product MKRIIVAALAACLSAGAYAQQAGDNVVALGWFHVAPLDPNSGPLTTGVAQTPINGPLRLPNSFTSPGTGLSTNNADTLGLVISHFFTDHIAVSSVAGVPPVFKLSGHGTIKPPGPAGALGSQNLSDGPANPIVKSVRQWSPAVIFQYYFNSATSKFRPFVGIGVSYNWFSDIQLNNNFVTSTQNNLGSILAAGAGKPGLTSVEGKASSSWQPVFNVGATYALSKNFGVVASVTYIPLKTTSSVIIKAADGSELGVSKAELKADPIITFLALSYKF